A region from the Helcococcus ovis genome encodes:
- the mraY gene encoding phospho-N-acetylmuramoyl-pentapeptide-transferase has translation MKEILLMMLSIVLSTLFVWGLIPILRKMKAGQPIREEGNKEHYKKAGTPTMGGLAFLAAFLIISLAFNYNLNVLFVVLGTLFFGLIGFIDDFEKIVKKHNLGLNEKQKLILQFGISFILILLMYVLLDTKMYMLNIPFITNGINISVLVIPILMFIMVGTVNAVNLTDGLDGLLSSVSIPVYIGIYFLARVSHPNVAISALIFAGVLLGFLVFNSNPCSVMMGDTGSMAIGGSIVVMMFIINKPIYLIFIGGIYFIEALSVIIQVLYFKKTGGKRIFRMSPIHHHFELGGHKETKIVASFMVVSVLLTLFTLYIV, from the coding sequence ATGAAAGAAATTTTATTGATGATGCTATCTATAGTGTTATCAACATTATTTGTATGGGGATTAATTCCCATTTTAAGAAAAATGAAAGCAGGACAACCAATTAGAGAAGAAGGTAATAAAGAACATTATAAAAAAGCAGGTACGCCAACCATGGGTGGTTTAGCATTTCTTGCCGCATTTCTAATTATTTCTTTAGCATTTAATTATAATTTGAATGTTTTGTTTGTAGTTTTAGGCACATTATTTTTTGGATTGATTGGATTTATTGATGATTTTGAAAAAATTGTGAAAAAACATAATTTAGGACTAAATGAAAAACAAAAATTAATATTACAATTTGGAATTTCTTTTATATTAATTTTATTAATGTATGTATTATTGGATACTAAGATGTATATGCTAAATATACCATTTATAACAAATGGTATAAACATTAGCGTTTTAGTTATACCAATCTTAATGTTTATAATGGTCGGTACAGTTAATGCCGTAAATTTAACTGATGGATTAGACGGGTTATTATCTTCAGTTTCTATTCCTGTTTATATTGGAATTTATTTCTTAGCCAGAGTTAGTCATCCAAATGTTGCAATAAGTGCATTAATTTTTGCGGGAGTTCTTTTAGGATTTTTAGTATTTAATTCAAATCCATGTTCTGTAATGATGGGGGATACTGGTTCGATGGCGATTGGTGGTTCAATAGTGGTTATGATGTTTATTATTAATAAACCAATATATTTAATTTTTATTGGAGGTATCTATTTTATTGAAGCACTATCAGTTATTATACAGGTGCTATATTTTAAGAAAACAGGTGGAAAGAGAATATTTAGAATGAGCCCAATTCATCATCATTTTGAATTAGGGGGACATAAAGAAACTAAAATAGTTGCAAGTTTTATGGTTGTAAGTGTTTTATTAACATTATTTACATTGTATATTGTTTAA
- the murD gene encoding UDP-N-acetylmuramoyl-L-alanine--D-glutamate ligase: MDIKDKKVIVFGLGVTGKSSIRALSKLGAKVYIYDDRKYEEYKDTLNDLKEYEYQIIENKDEIEWEEIEFILKSPGIKLDNKFILLALEKNIKVYSDIEVAYQLWGGDNLISVTGTNGKTTTTAMISHILNKCGIKSKVVGNIGVGILWEILQNGLDYKYVLELSSFQLSSIDKFRSKVSIITNISEDHTDWHGTFDNYKESKYTIFKNVLKNDVVILNKDDIYLKNLNINSDNILYFSLKNDADAYLNNNDIVVLDNKFNKDKIHLVGNHNIANTLAACLAISNLYIPFNKIVDSISTFNAIEHRIEFVKEINGVKYFNDSKGTNIDSTKVALDGFESNVILIGGGYDKHVEFDTLFNCNKNIKLLILYGETKYKMEKSAKKCNIKNIEIVNDLEQAVNLAYNYAVNGDTVLFSPANASWDMYNSYEERGKHFKELVLKYAK, from the coding sequence ATGGATATTAAAGATAAAAAAGTTATCGTATTTGGACTTGGAGTTACAGGTAAGTCATCAATAAGAGCGTTATCAAAATTGGGTGCTAAAGTATATATATATGACGATAGGAAATATGAAGAATATAAAGATACATTAAATGATTTAAAAGAATATGAGTATCAAATAATTGAAAATAAAGATGAAATAGAATGGGAAGAAATAGAATTTATATTAAAAAGTCCGGGAATTAAACTGGACAATAAATTTATATTATTGGCTTTAGAAAAAAATATAAAAGTTTATTCCGACATAGAAGTAGCATATCAACTATGGGGAGGAGATAATTTAATTTCTGTTACAGGTACAAATGGTAAAACTACAACCACCGCAATGATAAGTCATATACTTAATAAATGTGGAATAAAATCTAAAGTTGTTGGGAATATTGGTGTAGGAATTTTATGGGAAATCTTACAAAATGGATTAGATTATAAATATGTTTTAGAGTTATCAAGTTTTCAATTATCCAGTATTGATAAATTTAGATCAAAAGTATCTATTATTACAAATATTAGTGAAGATCATACAGATTGGCATGGAACATTTGATAATTATAAAGAATCTAAATATACAATTTTTAAAAATGTATTAAAAAATGATGTTGTTATTCTAAATAAAGATGATATTTACTTAAAAAATTTAAATATAAACAGTGATAATATATTGTATTTTTCATTGAAAAATGATGCGGATGCGTATTTAAATAATAATGATATTGTAGTTTTAGATAATAAATTTAATAAAGATAAAATACATTTAGTTGGAAATCACAATATTGCAAATACTTTAGCTGCGTGTTTGGCTATATCAAATTTATATATACCATTTAATAAAATCGTTGATTCAATCAGTACTTTTAATGCTATTGAACATAGAATTGAATTTGTAAAAGAAATTAACGGCGTAAAATATTTTAATGATTCAAAAGGAACTAATATAGATTCAACAAAAGTTGCATTAGATGGATTTGAATCCAATGTTATATTAATTGGTGGCGGATATGATAAACATGTTGAATTTGATACATTATTCAATTGTAATAAAAATATAAAATTATTAATTTTATATGGTGAAACAAAATATAAAATGGAAAAATCAGCTAAGAAATGTAATATTAAAAATATTGAAATAGTAAATGATTTAGAGCAAGCTGTAAATCTTGCATATAATTATGCGGTAAATGGAGATACTGTATTATTTTCTCCTGCAAATGCAAGTTGGGATATGTATAACAGCTATGAAGAAAGAGGGAAACATTTTAAGGAATTGGTATTAAAATATGCAAAGTAA